The following coding sequences lie in one Musa acuminata AAA Group cultivar baxijiao chromosome BXJ1-8, Cavendish_Baxijiao_AAA, whole genome shotgun sequence genomic window:
- the LOC103993915 gene encoding uncharacterized protein LOC103993915 — protein sequence MAFFCFLVDQRRTVRSSKPAAGICSRCGGCASAADIVTLTRFCYVPVHRKTWRAIICTFCGAFLKSYHR from the coding sequence atggcgtTCTTCTGCTTTCTGGTGGACCAGCGGCGGACGGTGAGGAGCAGCAAGCCGGCGGCCGGGATCTGCTCGCGCTGCGGTGGGTGCGCCAGCGCCGCCGACATAGTGACCCTCACGCGGTTCTGCTACGTCCCCGTTCATCGTAAGACCTGGCGGGCCATCATCTGCACCTTCTGCGGCGCCTTCCTCAAGTCCTACCACCGGTAG